In Oreochromis niloticus isolate F11D_XX linkage group LG5, O_niloticus_UMD_NMBU, whole genome shotgun sequence, a single window of DNA contains:
- the LOC100695287 gene encoding blue-sensitive opsin yields the protein MRGNRDMELPEDFWIPVSLDTNNITSLSPFLVPQDHLGDTATFYAMAVFMLFIFIFGTFINALTIACTIQYKKLRSHLNYILLNLSAANLLVSCVGSFTACCSFSFRYFIFGALACKIEGFMVTLGGMVSLWSLAVIAFERWLVICKPLGNFAFKPDHAIACCAFTWFFALFASAPPLFGWSRYIPEGLQCSCGPDWYTTNNKYNNESYVMFLFCFCFAVPLTTIIFCYSQLLITLKMAAKAQAESASTQKAEKEVTRMVVIMVLGFLVCWLPYASFALWVVNNRGQSFDLRLATIPSCFSKASAVYNPVIYVVFNKQFRTCMLAMMGMGGGEEESSTTQSVTEVSKVGPA from the exons ATGAGGGGTAATCGTGATATGGAGCTGCCAGAAGACTTCTGGATACCCGTCAGCCTGGACACAAACAACATCACGTCACTTAGCCCTTTTCTGGTTCCACAGGACCACTTGGGGGATACTGCCACCTTTTACGCCATGGCAGTTTTCatgttattcatatttatttttggcacttttaTCAATGCCCTTACCATTGCATGCACCATCCAATACAAGAAACTTCGATCCCACCTCAACTACATCCTGTTGAACTTGTCAGCAGCAAACCTTCTTGTGTCCTGTGTGGGCTCTTTCACTGCCTGCTGCTCTTTTTCATTCAGATATTTCATCTTTGGTGCGCTAGCATGCAAGATCGAAGGTTTCATGGTAACACTCGGTG GGATGGTAAGCCTGTGGTCCCTTGCTGTGATAGCTTTCGAACGATGGCTTGTGATTTGCAAGCCGCTCGGTAACTTTGCTTTCAAGCCCGACCACGCTATAGCCTGCTGTGCATTCACTTGGTTTTTTGCATTGTTTGCCTCAGCTCCTCCACTGTTCGGATGGAGCAG GTATATTCCAGAAGGCCTACAGTGCTCCTGTGGACCAGACTGGTACAccacaaacaacaaatacaacaaTGAGTCCTATGTGATGTTCCTGTTCTGCTTCTGCTTTGCTGTTCCTTTGACCACGATTATCTTCTGCTACTCCCAGCTGCTCATCACACTGAAAATG GCAGCCAAGGCCCAAGCTGAGTCTGCCTCCACCCAGAAGGCAGAGAAGGAAGTGACCAGGATGGTGGTGATCATGGTGCTCGGCTTCTTGGTGTGCTGGTTGCCATATGCCTCCTTTGCTCTTTGGGTTGTGAACAACCGTGGGCAGTCATTCGATCTGAGATTGGCGACTATACCGTCCTGTTTCTCAAAGGCTTCAGCAGTCTACAACCCTGTTATCTATGTGGTCTTTAATAAACAG TTCCGTACATGTATGTTAGCGATGATGGGGATGggaggaggtgaggaggagAGCTCAACAACACAATCGGTGACTGAAGTTTCCAAAGTTGGGCCTGCCTAG
- the opn1sw2 gene encoding opsin-1, short-wave-sensitive 2 encodes MRGSRPTEFPEDFWIPIPLDTNNITSLSPYLVPQDHLGSPLVFYSMSAFMFFLWVAGTVINVLTIACTVQYKKLRSHLNYILVNLAVANLLVSSVGSFTCFICFAFKYMFLGPTACKIEGFTATLGGMVSLWSLAVVAFERWLVVCKPLGNFAFKSSHALACCGLTWVCGLSAALPPLVGWSRYIPEGMQCSCGPDWYTTGNKFNNETYVMFLFCFCFAVPFSTIVFCYSQLLFMLKSAVKAQAESASTQKAEKEVTRMVVIMVLGFLVCWMPYASFAVWVVNNRGQPFDLRLATIPSCFSKASTVYNPVIYILLNKQFRSCIRKMLGMSGGDDEESSSQSTTEVSKVGPA; translated from the exons ATGAGAGGAAGTCGTCCCACAGAGTTCCCAGAAGACTTCTGGATCCCCATCCCTCTGGACACCAACAATATCACATCCCTCAGCCCATACCTGGTTCCCCAGGACCATTTAGGAAGCCCGCTGGTCTTTTATTCCATGTCAGCATTTATGTTCTTCTTGTGGGTTGCCGGCACAGTGATCAATGTCCTCACTATCGCATGTACTGTCCAATACAAGAAGCTCCGGTCTCATCTAAActacatcctggtgaacttggCAGTTGCGAACCTCCTCGTCTCTTCTGTGGGCTCTTTCACCTGCTTCATCTGCTTTGCTTTTAAATACATGTTCCTTGGTCCAACTGCATGCAAGATTGAAGGATTTACAGCAACTCTTGGTG GCATGGTTAGCCTGTGGTCTCTTGCTGTGGTAGCATTTGAAAGATGGTTGGTTGTGTGCAAGCCACTTGGGAACTTTGCCTTCAAGTCCAGCCATGCTTTAGCATGCTGTGGATTGACTTGGGTCTGCGGTCTGAGCGCTGCACTTCCACCTCTAGTTGGATGGAGCAG GTATATCCCAGAGGGCATGCAGTGTTCCTGTGGCCCAGACTGGTACACAACAGGCAACAAGTTTAACAATGAAACCTACGTGATGttcctcttctgcttctgctttgcTGTCCCTTTCTCCACCATCGTCTTCTGCTACTCACAGCTGCTGTTCATGCTGAAATCG GCAGTAAAGGCCCAAGCAGAGTCTGCCTCCACCCAGAAGGCAGAGAAGGAAGTGACCAGGATGGTGGTGATCATGGTGCTGGGCTTTCTGGTGTGCTGGATGCCATATGCCTCCTTTGCCGTCTGGGTTGTGAATAACCGTGGGCAGCCATTTGACCTGAGACTGGCCAccattccctcctgtttctcaaAGGCCTCCACAGTCTACAACCCTGTCATTTACATCCTCCTCAATAAGCAG TTCCGCTCGTGTATAAGGAAGATGCTGGGAATGAGCGGAGGCGACGATGAAGAGTCATCAAGTCAATCGACCACTGAAGTCTCTAAAGTTGGACCTGCATAG